From Prionailurus viverrinus isolate Anna chromosome B2, UM_Priviv_1.0, whole genome shotgun sequence, the proteins below share one genomic window:
- the PPP2R5D gene encoding serine/threonine-protein phosphatase 2A 56 kDa regulatory subunit delta isoform, with the protein MPYKLKKEKETPKLAKGTTKPSSSGKDGGGESAEEAQPQPQPQPQPQPQPQPPSSNKRPSNSTPPPTQLSKIKYSGGPQIVKKERRQSSSRFNLSKNRELQKLPALKDSPTQEREELFIQKLRQCCVLFDFVSDPLSDLKFKEVKRAGLNEMVEYITHSRDVVTEAIYPEAVTMFSVNLFRTLPPSSNPTGAEFDPEEDEPTLEAAWPHLQLVYEFFLRFLESPDFQPNIAKKYIDQKFVLALLDLFDSEDPRERDFLKTILHRIYGKFLGLRAYIRRQINHIFYRFIYETEHHNGIAELLEILGSIINGFALPLKEEHKMFLIRVLLPLHKVKSLSVYHPQLAYCVVQFLEKESSLTEPVIVGLLKFWPKTHSPKEVMFLNELEEILDVIEPSEFSKVMEPLFRQLAKCVSSPHFQVAERALYYWNNEYIMSLISDNAARVLPIMFPALYRNSKSHWNKTIHGLIYNALKLFMEMNQKLFDDCTQQYKAEKQKGRFRMKEREEMWQKIEELARLNPQYPMFRAPPPLPPVYSMETETPTAEDIQLLKRTVETEAVQMLKDIKKEKVLLRRKSELPQDVYTIKALEAHKRAEEFLTASQEAL; encoded by the exons ATGCCCTATAAACTGAAGAAGGAGAAG GAGACCCCCAAGCTTGCCAAAGGCACGACCAAGCCCAGCAGCTCGGGCAAGGATGGTGGAGGCGAGAGCGCCGAGGAG gcccagccccagcctcagccccagccccagccgcagccgcagccccAGCCCCCATCGTCCAACAAGCGTCCCAGCAACAGCACACCGCCCCCAACGCAGCTCAGCAAAATCAAGTACTCTGGAGGGCCCCAGATTGTCAAGAAGGAGCGACGGCAAAGCTCCTCCCGCTTCAATCTCAGCAAGAACCGGGAGTTGCAGAAGCTTCCTGCCCTGAAAG ATTCGCCAACCCAGGAGCGGGAGGAGCTTTTTATCCAGAAGCTGCGCCAGTGCTGTGTCCTCTTTGACTTTGTATCAGATCCACTCAGTGACCTCAAATTCAAGGAGGTGAAGCGGGCAGGACTCAACGAAATGGTGGAGTACATCACCCATAGCCGTGATGTTGTCACTGAGGCCATTTACCCCGAGGCTGTCACCATG TTTTCAGTGAACCTCTTCCGGACGCTGCCACCTTCATCGAACCCCACCGGGGCCGAGTTTGACCCAGAAGAGGATGAGCCCACCCTGGAAGCTGCCTGGCCACATCTCCAG CTCGTGTATGAGTTTTTCTTACGTTTCCTCGAGTCTCCTGATTTCCAGCCAAACATAGCCAAGAAGTATATCGACCAGAAGTTTGTCCTTGCT CTCCTGGACCTGTTTGACAGTGAGGATCCTCGAGAGCGGGACTTCCTCAAGACCATCTTGCATCGCATCTATGGCAAGTTTTTGGGGCTCCGGGCTTATATCCGTAGGCAGATCAACCACATCTTCTACAG gTTCATCTATGAGACAGAACATCACAATGGGATTGCTGAGCTCTTAGAGATCCTCGGCAG CATCATCAACGGCTTTGCCTTGCCCCTTAAGGAAGAGCACAAGATGTTCCTCATCCGTGTCCTGCTTCCCCTTCACAAGGTCAAGTCCCTGAGTGTCTACCACCCGCAG CTGGCTTACTGTGTGGTACAGTTCCTGGAGAAGGAGAGCAGTCTCACAGAGCCG GTGATTGTAGGACTTCTCAAGTTCTGGCCCAAAACCCACAGCCCCAAGGAGGTCATGTTCCTGAATGAGCTAGAGGAGATTCTAGATGTCATTGAACCTTCAGAGTTCAGCAAAGTGATGGAACCACTCTTCCGCCAGCTTGCCAAGTGTGTCTCCAGCCCTCATTTCCAG GTGGCAGAGCGTGCTCTCTATTACTGGAACAATGAGTACATCATGAGCCTGATCAGTGACAATGCTGCCCGAGTCCTTCCCATCATGTTCCCTGCACTCTACAGGAACTCCAAGAGCCACTGGAACAA GACAATCCATGGACTGATCTACAATGCCCTAAAGCTGTTTATGGAGATGAATCAGAAGCTGTTTGATGACTGCACACAACAGTACaaggcagagaaacagaa GGGCCGGTTCcgaatgaaggaaagagaagagatgtGGCAAAAGATCGAGGAGCTGGCCCGACTCAACCCCCAG TATCCCATGTTCCGAGCTCCTCCACCACTGCCTCCTGTGTACTCGATGGAGACAGAGACCCCCACGGCAGAGGACATCCAACTTCTGAAGAGGACGGTGGAGACAGAGGCTGTGCAG ATGCTAAAGGACATCAAGAAGGAGAAGGTACTGCTTCGGCGGAAGTCCGAGCTGCCCCAGGACGTGTATACCATCAAGGCGCTGGAGGCACACAAGCGGGCGGAAGAATTCCTAACTGCCAGCCAGGAGGCTCTCTGA
- the MEA1 gene encoding male-enhanced antigen 1 isoform X1: protein MSTGRGWRTRRPGTSCSAGSGAPARMAAVVLGRDTMGPERIFPNQTEELGPHQGPTEGTGDWSSEEPEEEQEETGAGPAGYSYQPLNQDPEPEEVELAPVGDGEDVVADIQDRIQALGLHLPDPPLESEDEEEEGATGLSNHSSIPMDPEHVELVKRTMAGVSLPAPGVPAWAREISDAQWEDVVQKALQARQGTTPSWK from the exons ATGAGCacggggaggggctggaggaccAGGCGCCCCGGTACGTCCTGCTCCGCCGGAAGTGGAG CCCCTGCCCGGATGGCAGCAGTAGTTCTAGGGAGAGACACCATGGGCCCCGAGCGTATCTTCCCCAATCAGACTGAGGAATTAGGGCCGCACCAGGGCCCTACGGAAGGCACTGGGGATTGGAGCAGCGAGGAGCCTgaggaagagcaggaggaaaCGGGGGCAGGCCCAGCTGGCTACTCCTACCAACCCCTGAACCAAGATCCTGAACCAGAGGAGGTGGAGCTGGCACCGGTGGGGGATGGAGAAGATGTAGTTGCTGATATTCAGGATCGGATCCAG GCCCTGGGGCTTCATTTGCCAGACCCGCCATTAGAGAGCgaggatgaagaggaggaaggagccacAGGATTGAGCAACCACAGCTCTATTCCCATGGACCCGG AACATGTGGAGTTGGTGAAAAGGACAATGGCTGGAGTAAGCCTGCCTGCGCCAGGGGTTCCTGCCTGGGCTCGGGAGATATCAGATGCCCAGTGGGAAGATGTGGTACAGAAGGCCCTCCAAGCCCGGCAGGGGACGACCCCATCCTGGAAGTGA
- the MEA1 gene encoding male-enhanced antigen 1 isoform X2, producing MAAVVLGRDTMGPERIFPNQTEELGPHQGPTEGTGDWSSEEPEEEQEETGAGPAGYSYQPLNQDPEPEEVELAPVGDGEDVVADIQDRIQALGLHLPDPPLESEDEEEEGATGLSNHSSIPMDPEHVELVKRTMAGVSLPAPGVPAWAREISDAQWEDVVQKALQARQGTTPSWK from the exons ATGGCAGCAGTAGTTCTAGGGAGAGACACCATGGGCCCCGAGCGTATCTTCCCCAATCAGACTGAGGAATTAGGGCCGCACCAGGGCCCTACGGAAGGCACTGGGGATTGGAGCAGCGAGGAGCCTgaggaagagcaggaggaaaCGGGGGCAGGCCCAGCTGGCTACTCCTACCAACCCCTGAACCAAGATCCTGAACCAGAGGAGGTGGAGCTGGCACCGGTGGGGGATGGAGAAGATGTAGTTGCTGATATTCAGGATCGGATCCAG GCCCTGGGGCTTCATTTGCCAGACCCGCCATTAGAGAGCgaggatgaagaggaggaaggagccacAGGATTGAGCAACCACAGCTCTATTCCCATGGACCCGG AACATGTGGAGTTGGTGAAAAGGACAATGGCTGGAGTAAGCCTGCCTGCGCCAGGGGTTCCTGCCTGGGCTCGGGAGATATCAGATGCCCAGTGGGAAGATGTGGTACAGAAGGCCCTCCAAGCCCGGCAGGGGACGACCCCATCCTGGAAGTGA
- the KLHDC3 gene encoding kelch domain-containing protein 3 isoform X2, with the protein MLRWTVHLEGGPRRVNHAAVAVGHRVYSFGGYCSGEDYETLRQIDVHIFNAVSLRWTKLPPVRPAIRGQAPVVPYMRYGHSTVLIDDMVFLWGGRNDTEGACNVLYAFDVNTHKWSTPRVSGTVPGARDGHSACVLGKTMYIFGGYEQLADCFSNDIHKLDTSTMTWTLICTKGNPARWRDFHSATMLGSHMYVFGGRADRFGPFHSNNEIYCNRIRVFDTRTEAWLDCPPTPVLPEGRRSHSAFGYNGELYIFGGYNARLNRHFHDLWKFNPVSFTWKKIEPKGKGPCPRRRQCCCIVGDKIVLFGGTSPSPEEGLGDEFDLIDHSDLHILDFSPSLKTLCKLAVIQYNLDQSCLPHDIRWELNAMTTNSNISRPIVSSHG; encoded by the exons ATGTTACGGTGGACAGTGCACCTGGAGGGCGGGCCCCGCAGGGTGAACCATGCTGCAGTGGCTGTTGGGCACCGGGTATACTCCTTCGGGGGTTACTGCTCTGGTGAAGACTATGAAACACTGCGGCAGATTGATGTACACATTTTCAATGCAG TGTCCTTGCGTTGGACAAAGCTGCCCCCAGTGAGGCCTGCCATCCGTGGGCAGGCTCCTGTGGTACCCTACATGCGGTATGGACACTCGACCGTCCTCATCGATGACATGGTCTTCCTTTGGGGCGGGCGGAATGACACCGAAGGAGCCTGCAATGTACTTTATGCCTTTGACGTCA ATACTCACAAGTGGTCCACACCGCGAGTGTCAGGAACAGTTCCTGGGGCCCGGGATGGACATTCAGCTTGTGTCCTGGGCAAAACCATGTACATTTTCGGGGGCTACGAGCAGCTG GCGGACTGCTTTTCCAATGACATTCACAAGCTGGATACCAGTACCATGACATGGACCCTTATTTGTACAAAg gGCAACCCTGCACGCTGGAGGGACTTTCACTCAGCTACAATGCTGGGCAGTCACATGTATGTCTTTGGGGGCCGTGCCGACCGCTTTGGGCCGTTCCATTCCAACAATGAGATTTACTGCAACCGCATCCGTGTCTTTGACACCAGGACTGAGGCCTGGCTGGACTGTCCACCCACTCCAGTGCTGCCTGAGGGCCGCCGGAGCCACTCAGCCT ttGGTTATAATGGGGAGCTGTATATCTTTGGTGGCTATAATGCAAGGCTGAACCGGCATTTCCATGACCTCTGGAAGTTTAACCCTG TGTCCTTTACCTGGAAAAAGATTGAACCGAAGGGGAAGGGGCCATGTCCCCGCCGGCGCCAGTGCTGCTGTATTGTTGGTGACAAGATTGTTCTCTTTGGGGGTACCAG TCCATCTCCTGAGGAAGGCCTGGGAGATGAATTTGACCTCATAGATCATTCTGATTTACACATTTTGGACTTTA GCCCTAGTCTGAAGACTCTGTGTAAACTGGCCGTGATTCAGTATAACCTGGACCAGTCGTGTTTGCCCCATGACATCAG